In the genome of Streptomyces sp. NBC_00190, one region contains:
- a CDS encoding VanZ family protein: protein MTQRCAWWRDGDSVKAGGPTPGRASREPLAARRRDPVRPAVRALAMLAAFAGTVLFSLALARLTLEPSAASVPLVHSNVRPGRSISAYLNGGSTAEAVRQLGGNLLLGLPFGVLLPVLLPVARGLLRVAVVTVCLMTLVELLQGALVDGRVFDIDDVLLNTAGALLGYLLIGRRLGRAVHPRRRHWWHRWTRREDRGPRADRASR, encoded by the coding sequence ATGACACAGAGGTGCGCGTGGTGGCGCGACGGGGACTCGGTGAAGGCGGGCGGGCCCACCCCGGGGAGGGCGAGCCGTGAGCCGCTCGCGGCGCGGCGGCGGGACCCCGTACGCCCGGCCGTCCGGGCACTGGCCATGCTGGCCGCCTTCGCCGGGACCGTCCTGTTCAGTCTGGCCCTGGCCCGGCTGACGCTGGAACCCTCAGCCGCCTCGGTGCCGTTGGTGCACAGCAACGTGCGTCCCGGCCGTTCGATCAGCGCCTATTTGAACGGGGGTTCGACCGCGGAGGCCGTGCGCCAGCTGGGGGGTAACCTGCTGCTCGGCCTGCCCTTCGGTGTGCTCCTGCCCGTCCTGCTGCCAGTGGCCAGGGGGCTGTTGCGCGTGGCCGTCGTGACGGTCTGCCTGATGACCCTGGTGGAGCTCCTCCAGGGAGCCCTGGTCGACGGACGCGTATTCGACATCGACGACGTCCTCCTCAACACGGCAGGGGCGCTTCTCGGATACCTGTTGATCGGCCGGCGGCTGGGGCGCGCCGTCCATCCCCGCCGCAGGCACTGGTGGCACCGCTGGACAAGGCGCGAGGACCGCGGGCCCCGCGCCGACCGGGCGTCCCGTTAG
- a CDS encoding VOC family protein, with product MTVPKTTVLVLDSAEPELLARFYAELLDGTAGPAPGDGDLLLVTGRTGVVVGIRRDPAHAPPSWPLPEGSQQAHLRILVAAQGLDEAEREAVALGARPVAAEDGGTLPGSRTTLRRYADPAGHGFVLAALREDLAPASSTEETLTPPSSVADVHRTESEGA from the coding sequence ATGACCGTACCCAAGACAACCGTTCTCGTCCTGGACAGTGCCGAGCCCGAGCTGCTGGCACGGTTCTACGCCGAACTGCTCGATGGCACGGCTGGGCCGGCCCCGGGCGACGGGGACCTCCTCCTCGTCACCGGTCGCACCGGCGTGGTGGTCGGCATCCGCCGCGACCCGGCCCACGCCCCGCCGAGCTGGCCCCTCCCCGAGGGCTCCCAACAGGCCCATCTACGCATCCTCGTAGCGGCACAGGGCCTCGACGAGGCCGAGCGTGAGGCTGTGGCACTCGGAGCCCGCCCGGTGGCCGCGGAGGACGGCGGCACCCTGCCGGGCAGCCGGACCACCCTGCGCCGCTACGCCGACCCTGCGGGCCACGGGTTCGTCCTTGCCGCACTCCGGGAAGACCTCGCCCCCGCGAGCTCCACGGAGGAAACGCTCACACCCCCCTCGTCCGTAGCCGACGTTCACCGCACGGAGAGCGAGGGAGCGTGA
- a CDS encoding hydrophobic protein has protein sequence MVPLPLVLLLALILFGAGFAVKILWWVAIALLVIWLLGFVARPKGGGGRWYRW, from the coding sequence ATGGTTCCCCTGCCTCTCGTCCTTCTGCTCGCGCTGATTCTCTTCGGCGCCGGTTTCGCGGTCAAGATCCTGTGGTGGGTCGCAATCGCCCTCCTCGTCATCTGGCTGCTCGGGTTTGTGGCCCGTCCGAAGGGAGGCGGCGGGCGCTGGTACCGCTGGTAG
- a CDS encoding CsbD family protein, translating into MADKGKMDQAKGKAKEAVGKVTGNDRMKAEGEMDQAKGKAKEAVSETEERARGIQDSLRDKRDRT; encoded by the coding sequence ATGGCTGACAAGGGAAAGATGGACCAGGCCAAGGGCAAGGCCAAGGAGGCCGTCGGCAAGGTCACCGGCAACGACCGGATGAAGGCCGAGGGCGAGATGGACCAGGCCAAGGGCAAGGCGAAGGAAGCGGTGAGCGAGACCGAGGAGCGTGCCCGCGGCATTCAGGACTCCCTGCGTGACAAGCGCGACAGGACCTGA
- a CDS encoding glutamate--cysteine ligase, translating to MRSVGVEEELLLTDAETGEALAVCGDVLAAADRSADRARASAEGDRDAPGHTFEAELQEEQVEFATKPVTEMDGLQEEIVLWRAEAARHAATAGALVVATATSPLPVRPSLTPGRRYEWAARQFGLTAQEQLTCGCHVHVSVESDDEGVAVLDRIRPWLPVLTAMSANSPFWQGEDTRYATYRSRVWNRLPSAGPTGVYGSADRYHAEVRAMVGSGVLRDEAMVYFDARLSASYPTVEVRVADVCLDASTPVLLAALVRGLVETAARSWRAGGPPPGTSTGLLRLASWQAGRSGLDGPLLHPETMRRTSPEDAVEALYRHVGDALADCGDDGRVRAGIAGLLERGNGARIQRALLRSEGDFANVVRHCARITAGGADNLRVVPDART from the coding sequence ATGCGCAGTGTCGGAGTCGAAGAGGAACTATTGCTGACGGACGCGGAAACCGGGGAGGCACTGGCCGTGTGCGGCGACGTGCTCGCGGCTGCCGACCGCTCGGCGGACCGCGCCCGGGCGTCCGCCGAGGGGGACCGGGACGCGCCGGGCCATACGTTCGAGGCGGAGCTCCAGGAAGAACAGGTCGAGTTCGCCACGAAGCCGGTCACGGAGATGGACGGGCTCCAGGAGGAGATCGTCCTGTGGCGTGCCGAAGCGGCACGCCACGCGGCGACGGCCGGTGCGCTGGTGGTGGCGACCGCCACCTCCCCGCTTCCGGTCCGGCCGTCGCTCACCCCCGGCCGCCGCTACGAGTGGGCCGCGCGCCAGTTCGGCCTGACCGCGCAGGAGCAGCTGACGTGCGGCTGCCACGTCCACGTGTCGGTCGAGTCGGACGACGAAGGTGTCGCGGTGCTGGACCGCATACGGCCCTGGCTTCCCGTGCTGACCGCCATGAGCGCGAACTCGCCGTTCTGGCAGGGTGAGGACACCCGGTACGCCACTTACCGCAGCCGTGTGTGGAATCGGCTTCCCTCCGCCGGGCCCACGGGCGTCTACGGCTCCGCCGACCGCTACCACGCGGAGGTACGGGCCATGGTCGGGTCGGGCGTGTTGCGCGACGAGGCGATGGTGTACTTCGATGCCCGCCTGTCCGCCTCCTACCCCACGGTGGAGGTCAGGGTGGCGGATGTGTGTCTCGACGCGTCGACCCCCGTCCTCCTGGCCGCCCTCGTACGGGGGCTGGTGGAGACCGCCGCGCGGTCCTGGCGGGCGGGCGGTCCGCCCCCGGGGACCAGTACCGGCCTGCTCAGGCTGGCGTCCTGGCAGGCGGGCCGCTCCGGGCTCGACGGACCGCTGCTGCACCCCGAGACGATGCGCCGGACATCCCCCGAGGACGCCGTGGAGGCGCTGTACCGACATGTCGGGGACGCGCTGGCCGACTGCGGTGACGACGGCCGTGTCCGGGCGGGTATCGCCGGGCTCCTGGAGCGCGGCAACGGCGCGCGCATCCAGAGGGCTCTGCTGCGGTCGGAGGGGGACTTCGCCAACGTCGTCCGGCACTGCGCGCGGATCACCGCCGGCGGCGCCGACAACCTACGGGTCGTTCCCGACGCACGGACATGA
- a CDS encoding mechanosensitive ion channel family protein yields the protein MNTALRLLTVLGCSLLLTVAAGWAVDRLLRRADARHPETPLWNSLRRCRPALQIVLLAALLRGAYRQTAWRPLQENEAVIGRILSLALIGAGAWLIVGVASAVVESGYARYATGTRDPARVRRVRTQVTLIMRVVTAVVAVVAAAAMLLTFPSFRALGTSMLASAGIIGIVAGIAAQSTLGNLFAGFQIAFGDMVRIGDTVVVAGEWGVVEDITLTFLAVRTWDERRITMPVSYFTTRPFENWSRGGVQMTGTVFLHCDHRAPVDLMREKVHEILHHCREWDGRAWDVAVTETTPSTMVVRVIVTAEDADDLWTVRCAVREQLIGWLSEKHPEALPRVVLAPVPEAGAAPFGATVVRGPEEGRV from the coding sequence ATGAACACCGCTCTTCGCTTGCTGACCGTCCTGGGGTGCTCGCTCCTGCTCACCGTCGCGGCCGGATGGGCTGTCGATCGGCTGCTGCGCCGGGCCGACGCACGCCACCCCGAAACGCCCCTGTGGAACTCGCTGCGCCGCTGCCGCCCGGCCCTGCAGATCGTGCTGCTCGCCGCACTGCTCAGGGGGGCCTACCGGCAGACCGCCTGGCGCCCGCTGCAGGAGAACGAGGCCGTCATCGGCCGGATCCTCTCGCTCGCCCTGATCGGCGCCGGCGCCTGGCTCATCGTCGGTGTGGCCTCCGCCGTCGTCGAGTCCGGCTACGCCCGCTATGCGACCGGCACCCGCGACCCGGCCCGGGTCCGCAGGGTCCGCACCCAGGTGACGCTGATCATGCGAGTCGTGACCGCTGTCGTCGCCGTCGTCGCGGCCGCTGCGATGCTCCTCACCTTCCCGAGCTTCCGCGCACTCGGCACCTCCATGCTCGCCTCCGCCGGGATCATCGGCATCGTCGCGGGCATCGCCGCCCAGTCGACGCTGGGCAACCTCTTCGCCGGGTTCCAGATCGCCTTCGGCGACATGGTGCGCATCGGCGACACCGTCGTCGTCGCCGGTGAGTGGGGAGTGGTGGAGGACATCACCCTCACGTTCCTCGCCGTACGGACCTGGGACGAGCGCCGGATCACCATGCCCGTCTCGTACTTCACCACCCGCCCCTTCGAGAACTGGTCCCGCGGCGGCGTCCAGATGACCGGAACCGTCTTCCTCCACTGCGACCACCGGGCCCCCGTGGACCTCATGCGCGAGAAGGTCCACGAGATCCTGCACCACTGCCGGGAGTGGGACGGCCGAGCATGGGACGTCGCCGTCACCGAGACGACCCCGTCCACCATGGTCGTGCGCGTGATCGTCACCGCCGAGGACGCGGACGACCTGTGGACCGTGCGCTGCGCGGTACGGGAACAGCTGATCGGCTGGCTCTCGGAGAAGCACCCGGAGGCCCTGCCCCGCGTGGTGCTCGCGCCGGTACCGGAGGCGGGTGCCGCGCCCTTCGGCGCGACAGTGGTCCGCGGACCGGAGGAAGGCCGGGTTTGA
- a CDS encoding winged helix-turn-helix transcriptional regulator translates to MATSATGADPGTDIVYRSDCPSRPILDQIADKWSMMVMAVLDKPTRFNEIKRRLEGVTQRVLTQTLRRLERNGMVVRRVLPTSPVGVEYSLTPLGASLREPFGRLYDWTVNNADEIRAHQMDYDRRLQSREGVPETPSS, encoded by the coding sequence ATGGCCACTTCTGCAACCGGCGCCGACCCTGGCACCGACATCGTCTACCGGTCCGACTGCCCCAGCCGCCCGATCCTCGACCAGATCGCTGACAAGTGGTCGATGATGGTGATGGCAGTCCTTGACAAGCCCACTCGATTCAACGAAATCAAGCGCCGCCTTGAGGGCGTGACCCAGCGGGTCTTGACCCAGACCCTGCGCCGCCTGGAGCGCAACGGGATGGTCGTGCGCCGCGTGCTGCCAACCTCGCCGGTCGGGGTCGAGTACTCCCTCACCCCGCTCGGCGCATCCCTGCGGGAGCCATTCGGCCGGTTGTACGACTGGACGGTCAACAACGCGGACGAGATCCGGGCGCACCAAATGGACTACGACCGACGCCTTCAGAGCCGAGAAGGCGTGCCCGAGACCCCATCGTCCTGA
- a CDS encoding NAD(P)/FAD-dependent oxidoreductase produces the protein MTAVAAVARPRILVVGAGFAGVECVRRLERRLSPTEAEITLVTPSSYQLYLPLLPQVAAGVLTPQSIAVSLRRSRRHRTRIVPGGAVGVDTRAKVCVVRKISGELTSLAYDHLVLAPGSVTRSFDIPGLAEHARGMKTLAEAAHLRDHVIAQLDLADACEDEAETAARLCFVVVGGGYAGTETAACLQRLTHHAVRRYPRLDPRQIRWHLLDVAPTLMPELGEALGASALDMLHRRGIDVSLGVSVAKAGPDEVTLTDGRVLRTHTLIWTAGVAASPLIATLEAETDRGRLVVAPDLTVPGLPGVLALGDAAAVPDLAAGTEGAVCPPTAQHAQRQGRTAADNLIATLRHRPLVPYRHKDLGLVVDLGGRDGVARPLGIELRGLPAQAVARGYHWAALRTSVARTRVLTNWMLNAVAGDDFVRTGFQAWRPPTLREFEHTDAYLTPEQVREHAALRAGHLP, from the coding sequence ATGACAGCCGTGGCAGCCGTCGCACGTCCGAGGATCCTCGTGGTGGGCGCCGGATTCGCCGGAGTGGAGTGCGTACGCCGCCTGGAGCGGCGCCTCTCCCCCACCGAGGCGGAGATCACCCTCGTCACCCCGTCCTCCTACCAGCTCTACCTGCCGCTGCTGCCGCAGGTGGCCGCCGGGGTCCTGACCCCGCAGTCGATCGCCGTGTCCCTGCGCCGCAGCCGTCGGCACCGTACGCGCATCGTTCCCGGCGGCGCCGTGGGCGTGGACACACGGGCGAAGGTGTGCGTCGTACGGAAGATCTCGGGCGAGTTGACCTCACTGGCCTACGACCACCTGGTCCTGGCCCCTGGAAGCGTCACCCGCTCCTTCGACATCCCCGGACTCGCCGAGCACGCCCGCGGCATGAAGACCCTCGCCGAGGCCGCCCACCTGCGCGATCACGTCATCGCCCAGCTCGATCTCGCCGACGCCTGCGAGGACGAGGCGGAGACGGCGGCGCGGCTCTGCTTCGTCGTCGTGGGCGGTGGCTACGCCGGCACCGAGACGGCGGCCTGCCTACAGCGGCTCACCCATCACGCGGTCCGGCGCTACCCGCGCCTGGATCCGCGCCAGATCCGCTGGCACCTCCTGGACGTCGCACCGACGCTGATGCCCGAGCTCGGCGAGGCGCTGGGCGCATCGGCCCTGGACATGCTGCACCGGCGGGGTATCGATGTGTCGCTCGGCGTGTCCGTCGCCAAGGCCGGGCCGGACGAGGTGACGCTCACCGACGGCCGTGTCCTGCGCACTCACACGCTCATCTGGACCGCCGGCGTGGCCGCCAGCCCGCTGATCGCCACGCTGGAGGCCGAGACCGATCGCGGGCGGCTCGTGGTCGCCCCCGACCTGACGGTGCCCGGCCTGCCGGGAGTCCTTGCCCTCGGCGACGCGGCCGCGGTGCCCGACCTCGCCGCGGGCACGGAGGGGGCGGTCTGCCCGCCCACCGCCCAGCACGCCCAGCGGCAGGGGCGCACGGCCGCCGACAACCTCATCGCGACCCTGCGGCACCGGCCGCTCGTGCCCTACCGGCACAAGGACCTGGGGCTGGTGGTGGACCTGGGGGGACGCGACGGTGTCGCCAGGCCCCTCGGCATCGAGCTGAGGGGCTTGCCCGCGCAGGCGGTGGCCCGGGGATACCACTGGGCGGCGCTGCGCACCAGCGTGGCCCGGACGAGGGTCCTGACGAACTGGATGCTCAACGCGGTGGCGGGTGACGATTTCGTACGGACGGGCTTCCAGGCGTGGCGGCCGCCGACGCTGAGGGAGTTCGAGCACACCGACGCGTACCTGACGCCCGAGCAGGTCCGCGAGCACGCCGCACTGCGCGCGGGACATCTCCCGTAA
- a CDS encoding metallophosphoesterase family protein: MRLLLTSDTHVPTRAERLPEALLTAVDEADVVIHAGDWTDEATLDLLESRSRRLIAVYGNNDGPVLRRRLPEIARAALGGLRFAVVHETGPATGRERRCAARFPDADVLVFGHSHIPWDSTAPGGLRLLNPGSPTDRRRQPHPTFLTLTVVDGALRDPALHRLPARP; encoded by the coding sequence GTGAGGCTGCTGCTGACCTCGGACACGCACGTACCGACGCGGGCCGAGCGCCTGCCGGAGGCGCTGCTGACGGCTGTCGACGAGGCCGACGTGGTCATCCACGCCGGTGACTGGACCGACGAAGCCACCCTCGACCTGCTGGAGTCGAGGTCGCGGCGCCTTATCGCCGTGTACGGCAACAACGACGGACCCGTCCTGCGCCGCAGACTGCCCGAGATCGCCCGCGCCGCACTCGGCGGTCTGCGCTTCGCGGTCGTCCACGAGACCGGCCCGGCCACCGGGCGCGAACGGCGCTGCGCCGCGCGCTTCCCCGACGCGGACGTCCTGGTGTTCGGCCACAGCCACATCCCGTGGGACTCCACGGCCCCGGGCGGGCTGCGCCTGCTCAACCCCGGCTCTCCCACTGACCGTCGGCGGCAGCCCCACCCCACCTTCCTGACCCTCACCGTCGTGGACGGCGCGTTGCGCGACCCCGCCCTCCACCGGCTGCCCGCGCGGCCCTGA
- a CDS encoding mycothione reductase, with translation MRHHDLIVIGAGSGNAVIDDSFSDLDVAVVEERWFGGTCLNAGCIPSKMLAYTAQVAATVRGAGAYGVDARLGAVRWREIRDRVFGLLDAERAEGRRGRLDEDHVTVYEGTARFTGPRELLIDAGDEEVRIGADRIVIAAGGGPAVPPVVAASGVPYQTSDTIMRIDSPPRRLAVLGGGYIAAELAEVFHEAGSDIIVVEAEARLLDGQDETVAKAFTDLARNRYDLRLGRQLTALREEPGALVLTLDDGSTVRADLLLVATGRVPQADRLDLTAAGIRTHEDGRIVVDSHQRTDVSGVYALGDICSPVPLKHVANREAEVVAHNLLHPDDLISADHALVPAAVFTRPEIASVGLTEQDCRDREEDYLVGTARYADVAYGWAMRDTTGFCKVLAERRTGRLLGAHVMGPQAAVLIQSLVLAMTREIDAVSLAKELYWIHPALGEVVKNALLDLAL, from the coding sequence ATGCGCCATCACGATCTGATTGTCATCGGTGCGGGTTCCGGCAACGCCGTGATCGACGACTCCTTCTCGGACCTCGATGTGGCTGTGGTCGAGGAGAGGTGGTTCGGCGGGACCTGCCTGAACGCCGGATGCATTCCGAGCAAGATGCTGGCCTACACCGCCCAGGTGGCGGCCACCGTCCGCGGCGCGGGCGCCTACGGCGTGGACGCCCGGCTGGGCGCCGTGCGGTGGCGGGAGATCCGCGACCGGGTGTTCGGCCTGCTGGACGCGGAACGGGCGGAGGGCCGGCGGGGGCGGCTGGACGAGGATCACGTCACGGTGTACGAGGGCACGGCCCGCTTCACCGGCCCCCGGGAGCTCCTGATCGACGCAGGGGATGAGGAGGTGCGGATCGGCGCCGACCGGATCGTCATCGCGGCCGGCGGCGGGCCGGCGGTGCCGCCCGTGGTGGCCGCGTCGGGAGTCCCGTACCAGACCTCGGACACGATCATGCGGATCGACTCGCCGCCCCGGCGGCTCGCCGTCCTGGGCGGCGGTTACATCGCCGCCGAACTCGCCGAGGTGTTCCATGAGGCGGGGAGCGACATCATCGTCGTGGAGGCGGAAGCGCGGCTGCTCGACGGACAGGACGAGACCGTGGCGAAGGCGTTCACCGACCTGGCCCGGAACCGCTATGACCTGCGGCTGGGCCGTCAGCTCACGGCGCTGCGGGAGGAACCCGGCGCCCTGGTCCTGACGCTCGACGACGGTTCGACGGTGCGGGCGGACCTGCTGCTGGTGGCCACGGGGCGCGTTCCCCAGGCCGACCGTCTGGACCTCACCGCGGCCGGCATCCGTACGCACGAAGACGGCCGGATCGTGGTCGACTCCCATCAACGCACCGACGTATCAGGGGTGTACGCCCTGGGCGACATCTGCTCACCGGTCCCGCTGAAGCACGTGGCCAATCGCGAGGCCGAGGTCGTCGCGCACAACCTCCTCCACCCGGACGACCTCATCAGCGCCGACCACGCCCTGGTGCCGGCGGCCGTTTTCACCCGACCCGAGATCGCGTCCGTCGGCCTCACCGAGCAGGACTGCCGCGACCGCGAGGAGGACTACCTGGTCGGCACGGCCCGCTACGCGGACGTGGCGTACGGATGGGCCATGCGGGACACCACCGGCTTCTGCAAGGTCCTGGCCGAGCGCCGCACCGGGCGGCTGCTCGGGGCGCACGTCATGGGCCCGCAGGCCGCCGTCCTGATCCAGTCCCTCGTGCTGGCCATGACTCGGGAGATCGACGCGGTGTCGCTCGCCAAGGAGCTGTACTGGATCCACCCGGCACTCGGCGAGGTCGTGAAGAACGCCCTCCTCGATCTCGCCCTCTGA
- a CDS encoding hemerythrin domain-containing protein, with protein MGHAADIIAELTIDHREVAVLFDRIEHTAPAGERQKAAERLTIELVRHSVAEEEHLYPAVREHFPDGDIIADKELADHARVEKLLKDLEGLDAGGSDFDRMIAALKAEVAAHVHDEEEHLFPRLRQACSAEDLVRMGDKVRRAKRFAPTRPHPGVLASQPHSRLLSAGTGLVDRARDFVTGRGE; from the coding sequence ATGGGACACGCAGCGGACATCATCGCCGAACTGACCATCGACCACCGTGAGGTGGCAGTGTTGTTCGACAGGATCGAGCACACCGCCCCGGCTGGAGAGCGGCAGAAGGCGGCCGAGCGGCTGACCATCGAACTGGTCCGGCATTCGGTGGCGGAGGAGGAACACCTCTACCCGGCGGTCCGGGAGCACTTCCCGGACGGCGACATCATCGCGGACAAGGAACTGGCCGACCACGCCCGTGTCGAGAAACTGCTGAAGGACCTCGAAGGACTGGACGCGGGGGGATCTGATTTCGACCGGATGATCGCCGCGCTGAAGGCGGAGGTCGCCGCTCACGTGCACGACGAGGAGGAGCACCTCTTTCCACGGCTCCGTCAGGCGTGCTCCGCGGAGGACCTGGTCAGGATGGGTGACAAGGTGCGCCGGGCCAAGAGGTTCGCGCCGACCCGGCCCCACCCCGGCGTCCTGGCCTCGCAGCCGCACAGCCGGCTGCTGTCCGCCGGTACCGGACTGGTCGACCGCGCGCGCGACTTCGTTACAGGGCGCGGCGAGTAG
- a CDS encoding enoyl-CoA hydratase/isomerase family protein codes for MNHDAYATLRLSREDGIARVTLDSPPVNVLDVTLMADLRHVLTALRDDDSVRVIVFDSANPEFFIAHVDMSLVDTPDAFDKLASDLPDGVNVFQALGELLRHQPQVTIVKLAGMARGGGAEFVTAADMAFAAIGRAGIGQIEALMGIVPGGGGTQYLAGRVGRNRALEAVLGADLYDAETAERYGWVNRAVPADELDDIVDRLARNIAALPEGVIAAAKRAIVPEDLAEGLLREHDAWAGQVVRPAAERLIRGGLAHGAQTRDGERDLEGLLRGLAE; via the coding sequence ATGAACCACGACGCCTACGCGACCCTGCGGCTGAGCCGCGAGGACGGCATCGCCCGCGTCACCCTCGACAGCCCGCCCGTCAACGTCCTGGACGTCACTCTGATGGCCGACCTCCGGCACGTGCTGACCGCGCTGAGGGACGACGACTCGGTTCGGGTGATCGTGTTCGACAGCGCCAATCCGGAGTTCTTCATAGCCCACGTCGACATGTCGCTCGTCGACACGCCAGACGCCTTCGACAAGCTCGCGTCTGACCTTCCGGACGGCGTCAACGTCTTCCAGGCTCTGGGGGAGCTGCTTCGGCACCAGCCCCAGGTGACCATCGTCAAGCTCGCCGGGATGGCGCGCGGAGGAGGGGCGGAGTTCGTCACGGCCGCGGACATGGCGTTCGCGGCGATCGGTCGCGCCGGGATCGGCCAGATTGAAGCTCTCATGGGCATCGTCCCTGGTGGAGGAGGCACGCAGTACCTCGCCGGTCGGGTCGGCCGCAATCGCGCCCTGGAGGCGGTGCTGGGTGCCGATCTGTACGACGCCGAAACCGCAGAGCGCTACGGCTGGGTGAACCGGGCCGTCCCTGCTGACGAACTCGACGACATCGTTGACCGCCTCGCCCGCAACATCGCAGCCTTGCCCGAGGGCGTGATCGCGGCGGCCAAGCGCGCCATCGTCCCCGAGGACCTGGCCGAGGGTCTTCTGCGGGAGCACGACGCCTGGGCGGGACAGGTTGTTCGCCCCGCGGCCGAGCGGTTGATCCGCGGCGGACTGGCCCACGGTGCCCAGACCCGCGACGGCGAGCGCGATCTGGAGGGCCTGCTCCGGGGACTGGCCGAATAG
- a CDS encoding SsgA family sporulation/cell division regulator yields MAFRSPVAEHELIRTIEIHQIRTRLRFPLRATFRWRPDAPLDVELTFHPVGGSDVTWVLGRDLLSRGIRTLAGEGDVRIQPTAGPGRAGQVLLRLGAKPPIALFTLDRAELHSWLEETWAVVPAGAEADCLDWEFLGGLLADR; encoded by the coding sequence ATGGCCTTCCGGAGCCCGGTTGCCGAGCACGAGCTGATCCGGACGATCGAGATTCATCAAATCCGGACCCGGCTGCGGTTCCCTCTCCGGGCGACGTTCCGATGGCGCCCCGACGCCCCCCTGGACGTCGAGCTCACCTTCCACCCGGTGGGCGGGTCCGACGTGACCTGGGTGCTCGGCCGGGACCTCCTCTCCCGGGGCATCCGCACCCTGGCGGGAGAGGGAGACGTACGGATCCAGCCCACGGCCGGCCCAGGGCGTGCGGGGCAGGTTCTGCTGCGGCTGGGGGCCAAGCCGCCGATCGCCCTCTTCACGCTGGACAGGGCCGAGCTGCACTCCTGGCTGGAGGAGACCTGGGCGGTGGTTCCGGCCGGTGCTGAGGCGGACTGCCTGGACTGGGAGTTCCTCGGAGGACTCCTCGCGGACCGCTAG
- a CDS encoding YihY/virulence factor BrkB family protein produces the protein MTDIPRTASRRERRPSRAVAARARAALLRTAVRVWNDNIADHAAALTYYAVLALLPALVIAVSLVGLLGDVTRSRLITELTSYAPPQSAQALREALDGLTATHTSIWVLQISGVVSALWSACSYLAVFRRALHAMHRVPDTRPPLRAAHTLVITATLLLILLVAGAAGLVASGPVARRAVQAAGGGSAQSVALLRWPLQLVVVTLLVLILFRTGPTQSRGARRGLPGGVLAALLWLAATGLFTLYTELDTYGRLYGSLAGIVVFVVWLWFANLALLTGAQFNAERARDRDAPGRAPGGKVSGAEGRLR, from the coding sequence GTGACCGACATTCCCCGCACCGCATCGCGTCGAGAGCGCCGTCCCTCCCGCGCCGTCGCGGCGCGCGCCCGGGCCGCGCTGCTGCGCACGGCCGTCCGTGTCTGGAACGACAACATCGCTGACCACGCGGCCGCCCTGACCTACTACGCCGTCCTGGCGCTCCTGCCCGCGCTCGTCATCGCGGTCTCCCTCGTGGGACTGCTGGGCGACGTAACGAGGAGTCGCCTGATCACCGAGCTCACCTCGTACGCGCCGCCCCAGTCGGCGCAGGCCCTGCGCGAGGCGCTCGACGGCCTGACGGCGACGCACACGTCGATATGGGTCCTGCAGATCAGCGGTGTCGTCAGCGCCCTCTGGTCGGCGTGCAGTTACCTCGCGGTGTTCCGCCGCGCACTGCACGCCATGCACCGGGTACCCGACACCCGGCCGCCGCTCCGGGCGGCGCACACACTGGTCATCACCGCCACGCTGCTGCTGATCCTGCTCGTGGCGGGCGCCGCCGGGCTGGTCGCGTCCGGGCCCGTGGCCCGCCGGGCCGTACAGGCCGCCGGTGGCGGCAGCGCGCAGAGCGTCGCGCTCCTGCGCTGGCCCCTCCAGCTCGTGGTCGTCACCCTGCTGGTCCTGATCCTCTTCCGGACCGGCCCAACCCAGAGCCGCGGGGCACGCCGGGGCCTGCCCGGCGGCGTACTGGCGGCCCTGCTCTGGCTCGCCGCCACGGGGCTCTTCACGCTCTACACCGAACTGGATACGTACGGGCGGCTCTACGGCTCGCTGGCCGGGATCGTGGTCTTCGTCGTCTGGCTCTGGTTCGCCAACCTCGCCCTGCTCACCGGCGCCCAGTTCAACGCGGAGCGCGCCCGCGACCGGGACGCTCCAGGACGTGCGCCCGGGGGCAAGGTGTCGGGCGCGGAGGGGCGACTCCGCTGA